One window of Choristoneura fumiferana chromosome 13, NRCan_CFum_1, whole genome shotgun sequence genomic DNA carries:
- the LOC141434355 gene encoding transient receptor potential cation channel subfamily A member 1 homolog, translated as MMSRSLGKASYSRRRPSLRLYFDEMAVEMSYTLRMNEQLMNEAERNLFLAEDGDLYKEIPRQPTEANINLNTTVDELDSREAMMQKLLDEVKRGFPQNHRRRRVPKLRYNGNTTASVPNIADTRNSRLFAIIDAIEQDDDDKLKELIQCGTNPNLEYTLKTRQAEDLRCIIGTLQVEEQATWTILHEASSRGHADCVRVLLEAGADPNAVAVKNLTALDVTGSTYHYNHGQMREGLKAVTKILLEAGGKFTTMKGRDDANLDTVLHTAAEIKSIETVKLLLEAGASVACLNTAGLTPLHICLQTKSVEVLDILVNYNCKDISQKLERVDVTDKYGFTVLQGSVILNWIPGFRVILEAGGQLTYSAKHSKSSLWKSLKWYQLLQSRHTPIHLAVARNNVEILDMMLSKILEIDALNCFNQECETPLHTAIKQGHLSCVKMLVFEGASISKVSVKNCSALHVAAQYNQTEILTFLLEYKDETEHIINALNKQGVAPLHCAVMNNNPECVTILILNRADIRQKTLGHNSLTPLHIAASYNYTDVANVILHYDKTTIDEIDNRGFSPLHAAANNCCHDVILLLLKQGASLSSCTRKSLKETKTAIDMIANKLPNPTSFFEEVFDSFIKSKDTFGMTQINVNYKVLGKIHEGHQMKILEELVNCGQEKVLIHPFLESLIYLKWRTLLPFFYVVLATYMFFVVSLNILIVSAFYYKDKHKVTSILFHQTSWANIVYISICSLLVQEFFYINVKRARYFCYVETWVKLGSIALAAILAGTICDSSWSESEWPRHVATMALLSSWVEIMFLISRFPRWGYYVLMFGSVSVTIIKILITFIFLVIAFSFSFMIQFQSTPPFDGLGASLLKTIVMMTSEFDYVSFDNNFKLLSSSTTVVRLLFLFFLLFVSIVFMNFMVGVAVSDINNLNIQGNTKRLGKLVELLSTLEVVVHDGPLRKILPRKTFDKIQNRRFLREISTFPGSEKTWSIIHGDKADKLNFEANRKVRLPVSLGNAIMDKAKEQKQLLDEENVSKAYIDKMDLLYKAVTDVKPLTRPIIEYHMSVLNAKFEKITSDMKKNNEMNSQALTQVLKKMEEMMAKRN; from the exons atgatgtCTCGGTCTCTCGG aaaaGCTTCCTACAGTCGGAGAAGGCCATCTTTACGACTGTATTTTGATGAAATGGCAGTAGAAATGAGTTACACGCTTCGAATGAATGAACAGTTAATGAATGAAGCTGAACGCAATCTATTCTTAGCTGAAGATGG AGATCTTTACAAGGAAATTCCGAGACAACCTACAGAAGCAAATATTAATTTGAATACAACGGTAGATGAGCTGGATAGCAGAGAAGCAATGATGCAAAAACTTCTAGACGAAGTAAAAAG GGGGTTTCCACAAAACCATCGAAGACGAAGAGTGCCAAAATTAAGATACAATGGTAATACGACAGCCAGCGTACCCAACATTGCTGATACGCGTAACAGCagattatttgcaattattgaTGCTATTGaacaagatgatgatgataaattgaAAGA ACTTATTCAGTGCGGCACCAATCCTAACTTGGAATATACACTGAAAACACGGCAAGCTGAAGACCTACGTTGCATAATTGGAACT CTTCAAGTTGAAGAACAGGCTACTTGGACTATTCTTCATGAGGCTAGTTCCCGTGGCCATGCCGATTGTGTGCGTGTGTTATTGGAAGCAGGTGCTGATCCTAATGCTGTTGCTGTAAAAAACTTAACAGCACTTGATGTCACAGGCTCGACGTATCACTACAATCACGGCCAAATGAGAGAGGG tctcAAAGCAGTAACTAAAATACTGCTTGAAGCAGGAGGAAAATTTACCACAATGAAAGGAAGAGATGATGCTAACTTAGATACAGTATTGCATACTGCAGCGGAAATTAAAAGCATCGAAACAGTTAAATTACTGCTTGAAGCCGGGGCCTCTGTTGCTTGCCTAAACACTGCTGGATTAACTCCACTGCATATATGCTTGCAAACAAAGTCAGTGGAAGTTTTAGAT ATTTTAGTAAACTACAACTGCAAAGATATTTCACAGAAATTAGAAAGGGTTGACGTAACAGATAAATACGGTTTTACAGTTCTACAGGGTTCCGTTATTTTGAACTGGATTCCTGGTTTCCGCGTTATACTAGAAGCCGGAGGACAACTTACTTATTCAGCAAAGCATTCCAAGTCAAGTTTGTGGAAGAGTCTGAAATGGTATCAACTGTTACAG tctcGACACACGCCTATCCACTTAGCTGTGGCTCGTAATAATGTTGAGATATTAGACATGATGTTGAGCAAAATCCTGGAAATTGACGCATTAAACTGTTTCAATCAAGAATGCGAGACTCCCTTGCACACAGCTATCAAACAAGGCCACTTGAGTTGTGTCAAAATGTTGGTATTTGAAGGAGCATCTATATCCAAAGTCTCGGTGAAGAATTGCAGTGCTTTGCATGTTGCTGCTCAATACAATCAAACAGAAATATTGACCTTTCTATTGGAATATAAAGATGAAACGGAACATATCATAAATGCGCTAAACAAACAAGGCGTTGCTCCGCTGCACTGTGCTGTAATGAATAATAACCCAGAATGTGTCACAATACTTATTCTAAATCGAGCCGACATTCGACAAAAAACTTTAGGTCACAACTCATTAACTCCGTTACATATTGCAGCGAGTTACAATTATACAGATGTTGCTAATGTCATACTTCACTACGATAAAACCACAATTGATGAAATAGACAATAGAGGGTTCTCCCCTTTACATGCAGCTGCTAATAACTGTTGCCATGATGTTATACTTTTGCTTTTAAAACAAGGTGCATCATTATCGAGCTGCACTCGAAAATCgctaaaagaaacaaaaaccgCAATTGATATGATAGCAAATAAACTTCCAAATCCGACTAGCTTCTTTGAAGAAGTATTTGATTCCTTCATAAAGTCAAAAGATACTTTTGGAATGACtcaaataaatgttaattataAAGTTTTAGGAAAAATCCATGAAGGACACCAGATGAAGATATTAGAAGAGTTGGTCAATTGTGGACAGGAAAAAGTTTTGATTCATCcattccttgaaagtttaatttacttaaaatggCGGACATTATTGCCATTTTTTTACGTCGTATTAGCGACTTATATGTTTTTTGTAGTGTccctaaatattttaattgtcTCAGCCttttattacaaagataaaCATAAAGTCACTTCGATTTTATTTCACCAAACATCATGGGCTAACATCGTGTACATATCTATATGTTCTCTGCTTGTTCAg GAATTTTTCTACATAAACGTAAAAAGGGCCCGCTATTTTTGTTACGTTGAAACATGGGTGAAATTGGGTTCTATAGCATTAGCAGCTATTTTGGCAGGAACTATATGCGATTCGTCCTGGTCGGAATCCGAGTGGCCTAGACATGTTGCTACTATGGCTCTACTTTCGTCATGGGTTGAAATAATGTTTCTAATATCGAGATTCCCTCGTTGGGGATATTATGTTCTTATGTTTGGAAGTGTATCGGTGACAATCATCAAG ATACTAATAACCTTTATTTTCTTGGTAATTGCCTTCTCATTCAGCTTCATGATCCAGTTTCAGTCAACACCACCTTTCGATGGTCTTGGGGCATCACTACTCAAGACAATTGTAATGATGACATCTGAATTTGACTATGTTTCTTTTgataacaattttaaattattatctaGTTCCACAACTGTAGTTCGgttgctatttttattttttcttttgtttgtatCTATCGTTTTTATGAACTTTATGGTAGGAGTCGCTGTGAGcgatattaataatttgaatatcCAAGGCAATACTAAAAGGTTAGGAAAACTTGTCGAACTTTTAAGCACGTTAGAGGTAGTCGTGCACGACGGACCgctgagaaaaatattaccaagaaaaacatttgaCAAAATTCAAAACAGGAGGTTTTTGCGTGAAATTTCTACCTTTCCTGGCTCTGAGAAAACATGGTCTATAATTCATGGTGACAAAGCTGACAAGTTGAATTTTGAAGCCAATCGAAAAGTGCGTCTGCCAGTATCATTAGGAAATGCAATTATGGATAAAGCAAAGGAACAAAAACAGCTACTAGACGAAGAAAATGTTAGTAAAGCCTACATCGATAAGATGGATTTACTATACAAAGCTGTAACAGATGTAAAACCACTAACGAGACCTATAATAGAATATCACATGAGCGTACTCAATGCTAAATTTGAAAAGATCACGTCTGATatgaagaaaaataatgaaatgaatagCCAAGCTCTGACACAGGTTTTGAAGAAAATGGAAGAAATGATGGCAAAACGCAATTAa